From Pongo pygmaeus isolate AG05252 chromosome 1, NHGRI_mPonPyg2-v2.0_pri, whole genome shotgun sequence, one genomic window encodes:
- the TDRKH gene encoding tudor and KH domain-containing protein, with protein sequence MSTERTSWTSLSTIQKIALGLGIPASATIAYILYRRYRESREERLTFVGEDDIEIEMRVPQEAVKLIIGRQGANIKQLRKQTGARIDVDTEDVGDERVLLISGFPVQVCKAKAAIHQILTENTPVSEQLSVPQRSVGRIIGRGGETIRSICKASGAKITCDKESEGTLLLSRLIKISGTQKEVAAAKHLILEKVSEDEELRKRIAHSAETRVPRKQPISVRREDVTEPGGAGEPALWKNTSSSMEPTAPLVTPPPKGGGDMAVVVSKEGSWEKPSDDSFQKSGAQAIPEMSMFEIPSPDFSFHADEYLEVYVSASEHPNHFWIQIVGSRSLQLDKLVNEMTQHYENSVPEDLTVHVGDIVAAPLPTNGSWYRARVLGTLENGNLDLYFVDFGDNGDCPLKDLRALRSDFLSLPFQAIECSLARIAPSGDQWEEEALDEFDRLTHCADWKPLVAKISSYVQTGISTWPKIYLYDTSNGKKLDIGLELVHKGYAIELPEDIEENRAVPDMLKDMATETDASLSTLLTETKKSSGEITHTLSCLSLSEAASMSGDDNLEDDYLL encoded by the exons ATGTCTACTGAACGGACTTCTTGGACAAGCCTGTCCACCATTCAGAAAATAGCCTTGGGCCTTGGGATCCCAGCCAGTGCAACAATTGCCTATATCCTATACCGCAGGTATAGGGAAAGCAGAG AAGAGCGGCTGACATTTGTTGGGGAAGATGACATTGAGATAGAGATGCGGGTTCCCCAGGAGGCTGTGAAACTCATCATTGGCCGGCAAGGAGCCAATATTAAACAG CTGCGGAAACAGACAGGTGCTCGGATTGATGTGGACACAGAGGATGTAGGTGATGAGCGAGTGCTGCTTATCAGTGGTTTTCCTGTTCAGGTGTGCAAGGCCAAAGCGGCAATCCATCAGATCCTGACAGAGAATACCCCAGTGTCTGAGCAGCTTTCAGTTCCCCAGAGATCTGTGGGCAGAATCATAG GGAGAGGCGGCGAGACAATTCGTTCTATCTGTAAGGCCTCTGGAGCCAAAATTACCTGTGACAAAGAATCAGAAGGGACATTGCTACTATCAAGACTTATAAAAATCTCAGGAACACAGAAGGAGGTGGCAGCAGCCAAG CATTTGATACTGGAGAAAGTTTCAGAAGATGAAGAACTTCGGAAGAGAATTGCTCATTCTGCAGAAACCAGAGTCCCACGCAAACAGCCAATCAGTGTGAGAAGAGAAGACGTGACAGAGCCAGGTGGAGCTGGAGAGCCAGCTTTATGGAAAAACACCAGTTCTAGCATGGAGCCAACTGCACCCCTGGTGACTCCTCCACCCAAAGGAGGAGGCGACATGGCTGTGGTAGTGTCAAAGGAAGGTTCCTGGGAGAAACCTAGTGATGACAGCTTTCAGAAGTCTGGAGCCCAGGCCATCCCAGAGATGTCCATGTTTGAAA TCCCCAGTCCTGACTTCAGTTTTCATGCTGATGAGTACCTAGAAGTCTACGTTTCTGCTTCTGAGCACCCTAACCACTTCTGGATCCAGATCGTTGGCTCCCGCAGCCTGCAATTGGATAAGCTTGTCAATGAGATGACCCAGCACTATGAGAATAGTGTG CCTGAAGACTTGACTGTGCATGTAGGAGACATTGTAGCAGCACCTTTACCTACAAATGGTTCCTGGTATCGAGCCCGGGTCCTCGGCACCTTGGAGAATGGGAACTTGGACCTCTATTTTGTTGACTTTGGAGATAATGGAGATTGCCCACTGAAGGACCTCAGGGCTCTCAG GAGTGACTTCCTAAGCCTTCCATTTCAAGCAATAGAGTGTAGTCTGGCACGGATCGCTCCCTCAG GTGACCAGTGGGAAGAGGAAGCTTTGGATGAGTTTGATAGACTCACTCATTGTGCTGACTGGAAGCCTCTGGTAGCCAAGATCTCTAGCTATGTCCAGACTGGGATCTCAACTTGGCCAAAGATCTACTTATATGATACTAGCAATGGGAAG aaacttGATATTGGGCTAGAATTAGTACACAAAGGATACGCAATTGAGCTTCCTGAAGACATAGAAGAAAACAGAGCTGTCCCAGACATGTTGAAGGACATG
- the LINGO4 gene encoding leucine-rich repeat and immunoglobulin-like domain-containing nogo receptor-interacting protein 4: MDAATAPKQAWPPWPPLLFLLLLPGGSGGSCPAVCDCTSQPQAVLCGHRQLEAVPGGLPLDTELLDLSGNRLWGLQQGMLSRLSLLQELDLSYNQLSSLEPGAFHGLQSLLTLRLQGNRLRIMGPGVFSGLSALTLLDLRLNQIVLFLDGAFGELGSLQKLEIGDNHLVFVAPGAFVGLTKLSTLTLERCNLTTVPGLALARLPALVTLRLRELDIGRLPAGALRGLGQLKELEIHLWPSLEALDPGSLVGLNLSSLAITRCNLSSVPFQALYHLSFLRVLDLSQNPISAIPARRLSPLVRLQELRLSGACLTSIAAHAFHGLTAFHLLDVADNALQTLEETAFPSPDKLVTLRLSGNPLTCDCRLLWLLRLRRRLDFGTSPPACAGPQHVQGKSLKEFSDILPPGHFTCKPALIRKSGPRWVIAEEGGHAVFFCSGDGDPAPTVSWMRPHGAWLGRAGRVRVLEDGTLEIRSVQLRDRGAYVCVVSNVAGNDSLRTWLEVIQVEPPNGTLSDPNITVPGIPGPFFLDSRGVAMVLAVGFLPFLTSVTLCFGLIALWSKGKGRVKHHMTFDFVAPRPSGDKNSAGNRVTAKLF; the protein is encoded by the coding sequence ATGGATGCAGCCACAGCTCCAAAGCAAGCCTGGCCCCCATGGCCCccactccttttcctcctcctcctacctGGAGGGAGCGGTGGCAGCTGCCCTGCTGTGTGTGACTGCACCTCCCAGCCCCAGGCTGTGCTCTGTGGCCACAGGCAACTGGAGGCTGTACCTGGAGGACTCCCACTGGACACTGAGCTCCTGGACCTGAGTGGAAACCGCCTGTGGGGGCTCCAGCAGGGAATGCTCTCCCGCCTGAGCCTGCTCCAGGAATTGGACCTCAGCTACAACCAGCTCTCAAGCCTTGAGCCCGGGGCCTTCCATGGCCTACAAAGCCTACTCACCCTGAGGCTGCAGGGCAATCGGCTCAGAATCATGGGGCCCGGGGTCTTCTCAGGCCTCTCTGCTCTGACCCTGCTGGACCTCCGCCTCAACCAGATTGTCCTCTTCCTAGATGGAGCTTTTGGGGAGCTAGGCAGCCTCCAGAAGCTGGAGATTGGGGACAACCACCTGGTATTTGTGGCTCCAGGGGCCTTTGTAGGGCTGACCAAGTTGAGCACCCTCACCCTGGAGCGCTGCAACCTCACAACAGTGCCTGGCCTAGCCCTCGCCCGTCTCCCGGCACTAGTGACCCTAAGGCTTCGAGAACTGGATATTGGGAGGCTGCCAGCTGGGGCCCTGCGGGGGCTGGGGCAGCTCAAGGAGCTGGAGATCCACCTCTGGCCATCTCTGGAGGCTCTGGACCCTGGGAGCCTGGTTGGGCTCAATCTCAGCAGCCTGGCCATCACCCGCTGCAATCTGAGCTCGGTGCCCTTCCAAGCATTGtaccacctcagcttcctcagggTCCTGGATCTGTCTCAGAATCCCATCTCAGCCATCCCAGCCCGAAGGCTCAGCCCCCTGGTGCGGCTCCAGGAGCTACGCCTGTCAGGGGCATGCCTCACCTCCATTGCTGCCCATGCCTTCCATGGCTTGACTGCCTTCCACCTCCTGGATGTGGCAGATAATGCCCTTCAGACACTAGAGGAAACAGCCTTCCCTTCTCCAGACAAACTGGTCACCCTGAGGCTGTCTGGCAACCCTCTAACCTGTGACTGCCGCCTCCTCTGGCTGCTCCGGCTCCGCCGCCGCCTGGACTTTGGCACGTCCCCCCCTGCCTGTGCTGGCCCCCAGCATGTCCAGGGGAAGAGCCTGAAGGAGTTTTCAGACATCCTGCCTCCGGGGCACTTCACCTGCAAACCAGCCCTGATCCGAAAGTCGGGGCCTCGATGGGTCATTGCAGAGGAGGGCGGGCATGCGGTTTTCTTCTGCTCTGGAGACGGAGACCCAGCCCCCACTGTCTCCTGGATGAGGCCGCACGGGGCTtggctgggcagggctgggagagTAAGGGTCCTAGAGGATGGGACACTGGAGATCCGCTCAGTGCAGCTACGGGACAGAGGGGCCTATGTCTGTGTGGTCAGCAATGTCGCTGGGAATGACTCCCTGAGGACCTGGCTGGAAGTCATCCAGGTGGAACCACCGAACGGCACACTTTCTGACCCCAACATCACCGTGCCAGGGATCCCAGGGCCTTTTTTTCTGGATAGCAGAGGTGTGGCCATGGTGCTGGCAGTCggcttcctccccttcctcaccTCAGTGACCCTCTGCTTTGGCCTGATTGCCCTTTGGAGCAAGGGCAAAGGTCGGGTCAAACATCACATGACCTTTGACTTTGTGGCACCTCGGCCCTCTGGGGATAAAAACTCTGCGGGTAACCGGGTCACTGCCAAGCTCTTCTGA